A genomic window from Heterodontus francisci isolate sHetFra1 chromosome 36, sHetFra1.hap1, whole genome shotgun sequence includes:
- the LOC137351503 gene encoding proteinase-activated receptor 3-like isoform X2 yields MNYYDDSPSNYSQDRPAKGRNPRVDGILKTFAGTKLQVNGSKVILYNVSERVKTHLTGPVTTATIPTLCILVFIIGLPANLLGLWIMTTKIRKLPSTIFLINLATADILLILMLPFKISYHLLGNNWLFGEGLCRIMTAFFYGNMYCSILLLTFISIDRYFALVHPFLSKRFRDNRFAVCACCVIWIIAALLVLPFLLVEQLSTLQNLNITTCHDVLSVEKQTTYFFYYFLCLVILAFLIPCCVTIFCYGSVIQTLILTEKKYVHAAMVTALILLVYVVCFTPSNIILLIHHSEYHLTNDSDLYIYYMVCLVLSISSSCIDPFIYYYLSDEFRAKVRQVICCHKDKRRELSGKTSQELLRTNTYSSHSRTAVSVRSV; encoded by the exons ATGAACT ATTATGATGATTCTCCCAGTAACTATTCACAAGACAGACCAGCAAAGGGTCGAAACCCAAGAGTGGATGGTATCTTGAAGACATTTGCTGGTACAAAACTGCAAGTCAATGGCTCCAAAGTGATTCTCTATAATGTGAGTGAGAGAGTCAAAACCCACCTGACTGGTCCCGTCACCACAGCTACCATCCCAACTCTTTGCATCCTAGTCTTTATCATTGGGCTCCCAGCAAATTTACTCGGTCTCTGGATAATGACAACAAAAATCAGGAAGCTACCTTCCACCATCTTCCTGATCAACTTGGCGACTGCAGACATCCTCCTGATTCTGATGCTGCCTTTCAAGATCTCCTACCACCTCCTGGGCAATAACTGGCTCTTTGGTGAGGGTCTCTGTCGGATAATGACTGCCTTCTTCTACGGGAACATGtattgctccatcctgctgctcaccTTCATCAGCATCGACAGATACTTTGCTCTGGTCCATCCATTTCTCTCCAAACGTTTCAGGGACAATCGGTTTGCAGTTTGTGCCTGTTGTGTAATTTGGATAATTGCTGCACTCCTGGTCTTACCGTTCCTCTTGGTGGAACAGCTTTCTACGCTGCAGAACCTGAACATTACCACGTGTCACGATGTGTTATCAGTGGAAAAGCAGACTACGTATTTCTTTTATTATTTTCTGTGTCTGGTTATTTTGGCATTTCTAATTCCGTGTTGTGTTACTATCTTCTGCTATGGATCTGTAATCCAAACTTTAATACTTACTGAAAAGAAATATGTTCACGCTGCGATGGTCACTGCTCTGATCTTGCTGGTCTATGTGGTGTGTTTCACTCCCAGCAATATAATCTTACTAATTCACCACTCCGAGTACCACCTCACTAATGACAGTGATCTCTATATTTATTACATGGTCTGTCTGGTTCTCAGCATTTCCAGCAGCTGCATCGACCCTTTCATTTATTATTACCTTTCTGATGAATTTAGAGCCAAAGTAAGACAAGTGATTTGCTGTCACAAAGACAAGCGCAGAGAACTATCTGGTAAAACGTCCCAAGAGCTCCTTCGCACGAACACGTATTCATCACACTCAAGAACTGCAGTGTCAGTTAGGAGCGTCTGA
- the LOC137351503 gene encoding proteinase-activated receptor 3-like isoform X1 has translation MNCKLLLLALLLILSTFRGRVAVCYTLEYDDYDDSPSNYSQDRPAKGRNPRVDGILKTFAGTKLQVNGSKVILYNVSERVKTHLTGPVTTATIPTLCILVFIIGLPANLLGLWIMTTKIRKLPSTIFLINLATADILLILMLPFKISYHLLGNNWLFGEGLCRIMTAFFYGNMYCSILLLTFISIDRYFALVHPFLSKRFRDNRFAVCACCVIWIIAALLVLPFLLVEQLSTLQNLNITTCHDVLSVEKQTTYFFYYFLCLVILAFLIPCCVTIFCYGSVIQTLILTEKKYVHAAMVTALILLVYVVCFTPSNIILLIHHSEYHLTNDSDLYIYYMVCLVLSISSSCIDPFIYYYLSDEFRAKVRQVICCHKDKRRELSGKTSQELLRTNTYSSHSRTAVSVRSV, from the exons ATGAACTGTAAGCTGCTACTACTGGCTCTGCTACTCATTCTTTCAACCTTCAGGGGTAGGGTCGCAGTTTGTTATACTCTAGAATATGATG ATTATGATGATTCTCCCAGTAACTATTCACAAGACAGACCAGCAAAGGGTCGAAACCCAAGAGTGGATGGTATCTTGAAGACATTTGCTGGTACAAAACTGCAAGTCAATGGCTCCAAAGTGATTCTCTATAATGTGAGTGAGAGAGTCAAAACCCACCTGACTGGTCCCGTCACCACAGCTACCATCCCAACTCTTTGCATCCTAGTCTTTATCATTGGGCTCCCAGCAAATTTACTCGGTCTCTGGATAATGACAACAAAAATCAGGAAGCTACCTTCCACCATCTTCCTGATCAACTTGGCGACTGCAGACATCCTCCTGATTCTGATGCTGCCTTTCAAGATCTCCTACCACCTCCTGGGCAATAACTGGCTCTTTGGTGAGGGTCTCTGTCGGATAATGACTGCCTTCTTCTACGGGAACATGtattgctccatcctgctgctcaccTTCATCAGCATCGACAGATACTTTGCTCTGGTCCATCCATTTCTCTCCAAACGTTTCAGGGACAATCGGTTTGCAGTTTGTGCCTGTTGTGTAATTTGGATAATTGCTGCACTCCTGGTCTTACCGTTCCTCTTGGTGGAACAGCTTTCTACGCTGCAGAACCTGAACATTACCACGTGTCACGATGTGTTATCAGTGGAAAAGCAGACTACGTATTTCTTTTATTATTTTCTGTGTCTGGTTATTTTGGCATTTCTAATTCCGTGTTGTGTTACTATCTTCTGCTATGGATCTGTAATCCAAACTTTAATACTTACTGAAAAGAAATATGTTCACGCTGCGATGGTCACTGCTCTGATCTTGCTGGTCTATGTGGTGTGTTTCACTCCCAGCAATATAATCTTACTAATTCACCACTCCGAGTACCACCTCACTAATGACAGTGATCTCTATATTTATTACATGGTCTGTCTGGTTCTCAGCATTTCCAGCAGCTGCATCGACCCTTTCATTTATTATTACCTTTCTGATGAATTTAGAGCCAAAGTAAGACAAGTGATTTGCTGTCACAAAGACAAGCGCAGAGAACTATCTGGTAAAACGTCCCAAGAGCTCCTTCGCACGAACACGTATTCATCACACTCAAGAACTGCAGTGTCAGTTAGGAGCGTCTGA